TCAGTAAAAATTTTGGCGTACTGATATTAAGTGGTAGCTGACTTAACTGGTTTTCTAGATCGCAGATGTTTTTTCGTGATCGTAAATCCGACCGATGAATAGAGAGAACGTGCCCCAAAGGGGTTTTCAGCATTTGTTTC
This Acidimicrobiia bacterium DNA region includes the following protein-coding sequences:
- a CDS encoding GNAT family N-acetyltransferase produces the protein VSILEKFRRRGLGRLLLGKVLFELKSRGVKEVILETNAENPFGARSLYSSVGFTITKKHLRSRKPVKSATT